The genomic DNA CGCCGAAGACGTCGGGCGGCACAACGCGGTCGACAAGGTCGTCGGGCGCATGCTCTACGACGGCATCGACGACGCCGCGATCCTCTCGGTGAGCGGTCGTGTGTCGTTCGAGATCGTGCAGAAGGCGGCCGCGGCCGACGTCCCGATCGTCACCGCGGTGAGCGCGCCGACGTCCCTCGCCATCGACCTGGCCGACCGCGCCGGCATCACCCTGGCCGCCTTCGTGCGCGACGGCCGGGCGAACGTCTACACGCACCCCGGGCGCATCGGCTGACCACACCCGTGGCGACGCGCCCCGGTCGGCGATCGCCGCGCCCGATCGGGGCTCGCCGGATCGTCCGTTGCAGCCCCCGCGGGGCATGAGAACGTCTGCGACCACATCCGCCTTCCTCGCCCTCCTGCTCGCCCCGCTCGCGCTCGGCGCGTCGGGCTGCACCGCGCGGGGCATCAACGCGGGCGGCGGCCTGAGCGCCGTGCCCCGAGGCGGGCTGACGAGCCATGGCGCGGAAGACCGGCGTGACGACACGGAGCTGGCCGGCGCGGAGCTGGCCTTCGCGGGGCGAGACGTCGAGATCCACGCCGAGCCGCCCCGGCTCGCGGCCACCGACGAGGACGGCGCGCTCTTTCTGACGCGCGTGCACCTCGTGAACCGCAGCGACGCGTGGGTCGACGCCCCGCGCGTGCGCGTGCGGACCGAGCGGGTGCTCGGCGACCGCAGGGTCGGCTGCGAGATCCGGTACGAGGACGCCCGCGGCGACGCGCACCTGCCGCCGAACGCGGCCCGGGTGCTCCGCGCCTACGCCCACTGTCCGGTCGTGATGGAGACGCACGAGGTGCGCAGCAGCGTGTCCTTGCCGGACCTCGCGGAGGGCGACGACTTCCTCGCGGGGGTCACCCCGGTGCTCGTCCCCGACGTGTGAGCCAATCCGCGCGACCGGCTCCGTCGGCCGTCTGCTAGAGTCTGCGCTTCGCGGGGGGTGGGGAATGAGCACCGGGAGCACCACGGATGTACGGCAGAAAGCGATTCACCATCGGCCGGCGGAGCTTCGTCCGCGTGACCACCGCCGGCGCGGCGGGCCTCTACCTCGCGCAGGGGTGTGACTCCGCGGAGCCCGCCGAGCGCGTGCGCGCGCTCGTGGTGGGGAGCGGCTTCGGCGGCTCGATCGCGGCCCTGCGGCTCGCCGAGGCGGGCATCCCGTCCACCGTGCTCGAGCGCGGCAAGCGCTGGGAGATCACCGACGACTACGACACGTTCTGCACCACGCAGAACCCGGACGGCCGCGCCGCGTGGATGCACCGTGAGCCGGTGATCCCGGGCGTCCCGGCCATCCGCCTGCGCATGTCGCCCTACGTCGGGCTCCTCGAGCGCTTCTTCGGCGAGAACCTCGACGTGGTCTGCGCGGCCGGCGTCGGCGGCGGCTCGCTCGTCTACAGCGGCATCATGATCCAGCCGCCGCGCGATCTCTTCGAGTCGGTCTTCCCGGCCGAGCTCGACTACGGCGAGATGGACGCCACGTGGTACCCGCGCGTCCGCGAGGTGATGCGACCGGGCGCCATGCCCGACGACGTGCTCGAGGCCGAGCCGTACCTCTCGAGCCGGATCTTCATCCGCGACGCCATGACGGCGGGCCTGGACGTGCAGCGCATCCAGTGCGCGATGGACTGGGACCTGGTGCGCGCCGAGCTGACCGGAGAGGTGCCGCCCCAGGTCATCACGGGCGACTACCTCTACGGCCTGAACAGCGGCGCCAAGCACTCCCTCGACCGGGTCGGCTACCTCGCGCAGGCGGAGGCGACGGGCATGGTCGACGTGCGCCCGCTGCACCAGGTGAAGTCGGTCGGGGCGATCGAGGGCGGGGGCTACTGGGCCGAGGTCGAGCGGATCGACGAGAACGGCAACGTGCTCGAGACGACGCGCATCGAGGCCGACCTCCTGTTCATGGCCGCCGGCTCGATGAACACCACGAAGCTGATGCTCAAGGCCAAGCGCGACGGAACGCTGCCCGGGCTCAACGACCAGGTCGGCGAAGCGTGGGGCAACAACGGGCAGCGCATCCTGGTGCGCGGGGAGCTCGACGAGCCCACCGGCGCCAACCACGGCGGGCCGGCCTGCGTCTTCGTGCACCATCACGACAACCCCGAGGGCCCCATCGGCATGGAGTTCGGCCCGGCGCCGATCGGCTTCGAGCACAACTGCCTCGTCAGCGCGACCCAGGGCGTGCCCGAGCGCCTCGGCCGCCTGCAGCTCGACGTGCAGACCGTGGGCGACGAGGAGATCATCGGGA from Sandaracinaceae bacterium includes the following:
- a CDS encoding GMC oxidoreductase; amino-acid sequence: MYGRKRFTIGRRSFVRVTTAGAAGLYLAQGCDSAEPAERVRALVVGSGFGGSIAALRLAEAGIPSTVLERGKRWEITDDYDTFCTTQNPDGRAAWMHREPVIPGVPAIRLRMSPYVGLLERFFGENLDVVCAAGVGGGSLVYSGIMIQPPRDLFESVFPAELDYGEMDATWYPRVREVMRPGAMPDDVLEAEPYLSSRIFIRDAMTAGLDVQRIQCAMDWDLVRAELTGEVPPQVITGDYLYGLNSGAKHSLDRVGYLAQAEATGMVDVRPLHQVKSVGAIEGGGYWAEVERIDENGNVLETTRIEADLLFMAAGSMNTTKLMLKAKRDGTLPGLNDQVGEAWGNNGQRILVRGELDEPTGANHGGPACVFVHHHDNPEGPIGMEFGPAPIGFEHNCLVSATQGVPERLGRLQLDVQTVGDEEIIGIVPEWDRSWDASAGRAARHTMQRFVDAAGGALTSLPGVDDPSITFHPLGGMTMGRATDTYGRVDGYAHLYVVDSALIPGSTPAGNPFWTVSAIAERAMDTIVREDLAGE